One Alkaliphilus sp. B6464 genomic window carries:
- the infC gene encoding translation initiation factor IF-3 produces the protein MDTNGDQLGIMSAKDAQKIANSKSLDLVKIAPQAKPPVCKIMDYGKYKYELAKKEKEARKNQKIVDVKEIRLSPSIEAHDLSVKANNAIKFLKSGDKVKVSMRFRGRELNNISKGQGVIKQFASMLEEVSVVEKEAKLEGKQMIMILAPKNA, from the coding sequence ATTGACACAAATGGTGATCAATTAGGCATTATGTCAGCTAAAGATGCTCAGAAAATTGCAAACAGCAAAAGCTTAGACTTGGTAAAAATCGCACCTCAAGCTAAACCACCTGTTTGCAAAATTATGGACTACGGAAAATATAAGTATGAGCTGGCAAAGAAAGAAAAAGAAGCAAGAAAGAATCAAAAAATCGTGGATGTTAAAGAAATAAGACTTAGTCCAAGTATTGAAGCACACGATTTAAGTGTTAAGGCTAACAATGCTATTAAGTTCTTGAAAAGTGGAGATAAGGTAAAAGTTAGCATGAGATTTAGAGGAAGAGAACTTAATAATATAAGTAAGGGTCAAGGTGTAATTAAACAGTTTGCTTCCATGCTTGAAGAAGTAAGCGTTGTTGAAAAGGAAGCAAAACTTGAAGGAAAACAAATGATTATGATTTTGGCTCCGAAAAACGCATAA
- a CDS encoding FeoB small GTPase domain-containing protein: MGLTHQSCGKAVLSEKFNIKLGSDDELVIALAGNPNVGKSTVFNALTGLNQHTGNWPGKTVANARGNYTHKDKKFVLVDLPGTYSLLANSVEEQVARDFICFGQPNATIVVTDATCLERNLNLVMQVMELTDKVVLCVNLMDEAKRKGITVNIQGLEEKLGIPVVATTARNGSGLNELMDRTYNIALGIENTFPKTIEYPREVEEEIDKLSERLQNILKDKLNSRWVALRLIEGDTTILDSIGKFLFDYNTQSIEKEEACIYEY; this comes from the coding sequence ATGGGATTAACTCATCAGTCCTGTGGAAAAGCAGTGCTAAGCGAAAAATTTAATATTAAATTAGGTAGTGATGACGAATTAGTAATTGCATTAGCAGGCAACCCAAATGTGGGAAAAAGTACAGTATTTAATGCCTTAACTGGACTTAACCAACATACAGGCAACTGGCCTGGAAAAACAGTAGCAAATGCTAGGGGGAATTATACTCATAAGGATAAAAAATTTGTTCTTGTCGATCTGCCTGGCACCTATTCACTATTAGCTAATTCAGTGGAGGAGCAAGTTGCAAGGGATTTTATATGCTTTGGTCAACCCAATGCTACCATAGTTGTTACTGATGCCACTTGCCTTGAAAGAAACTTAAATCTAGTTATGCAAGTAATGGAACTAACAGATAAGGTTGTTTTATGTGTAAATCTTATGGATGAGGCTAAAAGGAAGGGCATTACAGTAAATATACAAGGATTAGAAGAAAAACTCGGGATTCCTGTAGTAGCTACTACAGCAAGAAATGGATCGGGTCTAAATGAACTAATGGATAGAACTTACAATATTGCCTTAGGAATTGAAAACACATTTCCTAAAACAATTGAATATCCCCGGGAAGTAGAAGAAGAAATTGATAAACTTTCTGAAAGATTGCAAAATATTTTAAAAGATAAATTAAATAGCAGATGGGTAGCGCTAAGATTAATTGAAGGAGATACAACAATACTAGATTCAATTGGCAAATTTTTATTCGACTATAATACACAATCTATAGAAAAAGAGGAGGCTTGTATATATGAGTACTAA
- a CDS encoding ABC transporter permease — MNETNIITNSSLLISSSLVLISILFSYSQNLKLEKETIIGVVRAIIQLTIVGYLLNYIFGLENPIFTTLLLLFMAFNASYNASKRGKVIRNGTLISFISISVGTISTLIILLLSGAIKYEPYQIIPVSGMIISNSMVALGLCYRQLGADFKNKREEIETKLSLGADILPSSIEIIRNSIKTGMLPTIDSTKTLGIVSLPGMMTGLILAGTSPVQAIKYQIMVTFMLLSTTSISSFIACYLSYKNFFNERKQLLQKI, encoded by the coding sequence ATGAATGAGACTAATATTATAACTAATTCTTCACTTTTAATATCCTCATCTCTTGTATTAATATCTATACTATTTTCCTATTCACAAAACTTAAAGCTCGAGAAAGAAACTATTATTGGTGTAGTTAGAGCAATAATACAATTAACTATTGTTGGTTATCTTCTCAATTACATATTTGGACTTGAGAATCCAATATTTACAACATTGTTACTTTTATTTATGGCATTCAATGCTTCGTATAATGCTTCTAAAAGAGGTAAGGTAATTAGAAATGGAACGTTAATATCGTTTATTTCAATATCGGTAGGAACAATAAGTACTTTAATCATTCTCCTATTATCTGGTGCAATTAAATATGAACCATATCAGATTATACCCGTAAGCGGAATGATTATAAGTAATTCAATGGTAGCTTTAGGATTATGCTATAGACAATTGGGTGCAGATTTTAAAAATAAAAGAGAAGAAATTGAAACTAAGCTTTCTCTTGGGGCAGATATTTTACCATCATCTATTGAAATAATTAGAAATTCAATTAAAACAGGGATGCTACCAACAATTGATTCCACTAAAACATTGGGTATAGTTTCTTTACCTGGTATGATGACAGGTCTTATACTTGCTGGTACTTCGCCTGTTCAGGCGATTAAATATCAAATTATGGTAACGTTTATGCTTCTTTCAACAACGTCTATATCATCTTTCATAGCCTGCTATCTATCATATAAAAACTTTTTTAATGAAAGAAAACAATTGTTGCAAAAGATATAA
- a CDS encoding ArsR/SmtB family transcription factor, whose translation MEVTRLDKDYAQYALFMKALADETRVKIFDMLSKGELCACNILEDFDITQPTLSYHMKILSKSGLVDSRRDGVWMKYSINKDGLDLLKNLFDYISESIRK comes from the coding sequence ATGGAGGTGACTAGATTAGATAAAGATTATGCACAATACGCATTGTTTATGAAAGCACTAGCAGATGAGACGAGAGTAAAGATATTTGATATGCTTTCCAAAGGAGAACTTTGTGCTTGTAATATACTTGAGGATTTTGATATAACGCAACCTACACTTTCATATCATATGAAAATATTGAGCAAAAGCGGTTTAGTAGACAGCCGGCGTGATGGCGTATGGATGAAATATTCGATTAATAAAGATGGATTAGATTTGTTAAAAAATCTCTTTGATTATATTAGTGAAAGCATTAGAAAGTAA
- a CDS encoding FeoA family protein, with protein sequence MKEQHVYIQSISLSKMPVGSKVQISNLLSTGLPRRRMLDLGLIPGTIIEIIRKSPLGDPIAYNIRGAMIALRKEESDQILVKLIS encoded by the coding sequence ATGAAAGAACAACATGTGTACATACAATCTATTTCTCTTTCTAAAATGCCCGTAGGATCTAAAGTTCAGATTTCGAATCTTTTATCTACTGGGCTACCAAGAAGAAGAATGTTAGACTTAGGTCTTATTCCAGGAACAATTATAGAGATTATACGAAAAAGTCCTTTAGGTGATCCAATTGCTTATAATATCCGAGGTGCAATGATTGCCTTAAGAAAAGAAGAGTCAGATCAAATTTTAGTCAAATTAATTAGTTAA
- the ytxC gene encoding putative sporulation protein YtxC, producing the protein MNLLAILAERSANKVQEKIQPILESFYNEGIDVEERIYYIEPLYYLNYSVDTENIRNYPIDDFINIFKFCIANALCEYIKDIEEPSLIRHIISTDYYYFDVKERLEIYKNSLDILNEENIDIFFQKHGVANAKSKILQHLIDYLNTNTQINLSGFILFRLKDYLLELNETVEKAVEDFLVDKEYNEFIKLLKYFVDIQEAKSDIVNVVFDEEAKFRLYDKHSCLLNNDHISSIAVELAESNINQDDLLISALITLAPKEIFIHNISMLKTSEIIKTLEKIFPDRIHCCNSCEWCTVQINANKE; encoded by the coding sequence TTGAATTTACTGGCTATTTTGGCAGAAAGAAGTGCAAATAAAGTGCAAGAAAAAATACAACCGATACTTGAATCCTTTTATAATGAAGGTATCGATGTAGAAGAAAGAATATATTATATAGAACCTCTTTATTATTTAAACTATAGTGTAGATACTGAAAATATAAGAAACTATCCAATTGATGATTTTATAAATATATTTAAATTTTGTATAGCTAATGCTCTTTGTGAGTATATAAAAGATATTGAAGAACCAAGTTTGATTCGTCATATAATAAGTACAGATTATTATTATTTCGATGTGAAGGAAAGATTAGAAATATATAAAAATTCCTTAGATATATTAAATGAAGAAAATATAGATATATTTTTTCAAAAACATGGAGTTGCTAATGCTAAATCTAAAATTCTACAACATTTAATTGATTACTTAAATACTAATACTCAAATTAATTTAAGTGGGTTTATCTTATTTAGATTAAAAGATTATTTACTAGAGTTAAATGAAACTGTTGAAAAAGCAGTAGAAGATTTTTTAGTAGACAAGGAATATAATGAGTTTATTAAGTTATTGAAATACTTTGTAGACATTCAAGAGGCTAAATCTGATATAGTTAATGTGGTTTTTGATGAGGAGGCTAAGTTTAGACTTTATGATAAACATAGTTGCCTTTTAAATAATGACCATATAAGCAGTATTGCAGTAGAACTTGCAGAAAGCAATATTAACCAAGATGATTTACTTATAAGTGCTTTGATAACTCTCGCACCTAAGGAAATATTTATCCATAATATATCCATGCTTAAAACTAGTGAAATTATTAAAACTCTAGAAAAAATATTTCCAGATAGGATACATTGTTGTAATAGCTGCGAATGGTGTACTGTGCAAATTAATGCTAATAAGGAATAA
- the ftsH gene encoding ATP-dependent zinc metalloprotease FtsH, which translates to MKLDKNPQYAHATINTEKKEKDQNSNEFFTKPKVTFQDVAGLEEVKEELIEVIDFINQSEKYKKMGAKIPKGILFHGPPGTGKTLLASAVAGETKSAFFSASGSEFVEKYVGVGAKRIRTLFEKARKEAPSVIFIDEIDAIGAKRHLDSNNEKDQTLNQLLVELDGFNTDQTVVVIAATNRIDLLDEALLRPGRFDRHMYISNPNVKAREEILKVHTRNKPLDPSISISDLARKTHGMSGAHLSNVANEAAIIAVRENKHIITIAHFEQAIERVIAGLQVKNPTILPKEKEVVSYHEAGHALVGKILRTDMVHKVSIIPRGQALGYVIHMPQEDRYVLTKEELCDKMMVMLGGRAAEELIFNHLSTGAKDDLKKVTEVAMQMVCEYGMSDLGFIYNEPSMIRSLSDSINQEINKIIYECYNTTYNYLKKYRNELEKISTALLTRETLNSSELDELLGDFPPTPETKDEKEKLEAV; encoded by the coding sequence ATGAAATTAGATAAAAATCCTCAATATGCACATGCTACTATAAATACAGAAAAGAAAGAAAAAGATCAAAACTCCAATGAGTTTTTTACTAAACCAAAGGTTACATTTCAAGATGTTGCGGGATTGGAAGAGGTAAAGGAAGAATTAATAGAGGTCATTGACTTTATTAATCAATCGGAGAAATACAAAAAAATGGGAGCCAAAATCCCTAAAGGCATACTGTTTCATGGGCCTCCTGGAACAGGTAAAACATTACTTGCCTCTGCTGTAGCTGGAGAGACAAAATCTGCCTTCTTTTCTGCCAGTGGTTCAGAATTTGTTGAAAAATATGTAGGTGTTGGGGCAAAAAGAATACGTACACTTTTTGAAAAAGCTAGAAAAGAAGCACCTAGTGTTATTTTCATTGATGAAATTGATGCTATTGGAGCTAAACGTCATCTAGATAGTAATAATGAGAAAGACCAAACTCTAAATCAATTATTAGTTGAACTTGATGGATTTAATACAGATCAGACTGTAGTAGTTATTGCAGCTACCAATAGAATAGATCTTTTAGACGAAGCACTACTTCGTCCTGGTAGATTTGATAGACACATGTATATTAGCAATCCGAATGTAAAAGCAAGAGAAGAGATCTTGAAGGTACATACAAGAAATAAACCTCTAGATCCAAGTATAAGCATTTCTGATTTAGCTCGTAAAACACACGGTATGAGTGGAGCACACTTATCGAATGTTGCAAATGAAGCTGCAATAATTGCGGTTAGAGAGAATAAACATATAATTACAATAGCTCATTTTGAACAAGCCATTGAAAGGGTAATTGCAGGGCTACAAGTTAAAAATCCTACCATTTTACCTAAGGAAAAAGAAGTTGTTTCCTACCATGAGGCTGGCCACGCCCTTGTAGGAAAAATACTACGTACAGATATGGTCCACAAAGTTTCTATAATTCCTAGAGGACAAGCATTAGGCTATGTTATACATATGCCACAAGAAGATAGATATGTTTTAACTAAAGAAGAACTATGCGATAAAATGATGGTAATGCTAGGGGGCAGAGCTGCTGAAGAATTGATTTTTAATCATTTATCTACTGGAGCAAAGGATGACCTAAAAAAGGTAACTGAGGTTGCTATGCAGATGGTGTGTGAATATGGTATGAGTGATCTAGGCTTTATTTATAACGAGCCTAGTATGATACGCTCTTTAAGTGATTCTATAAACCAGGAAATTAACAAAATAATATATGAGTGTTACAATACAACTTATAATTATTTAAAAAAATATAGGAACGAGCTAGAAAAAATTTCTACTGCTCTTTTAACAAGAGAAACTTTAAATAGTAGCGAGTTAGATGAATTATTAGGAGATTTCCCTCCAACACCTGAAACTAAAGATGAAAAAGAGAAGCTAGAAGCTGTATAA
- a CDS encoding metal-dependent transcriptional regulator: MREDFFTFSEYIKKDQGLLTPSMEDYVEMIYRLSMHNGYTRINELSESLNVQPPSVTRMVQKLADINMVNYERYGKITLTESGILKGNMLLMRHNIIERFLRSIGVFRGILEETEKIEHTISKETLECIVNYLSFLKENPDIEKKFETYRESRVNE, from the coding sequence ATGAGAGAAGATTTCTTTACTTTTAGTGAATATATAAAAAAAGATCAAGGTTTACTAACTCCATCTATGGAAGATTATGTTGAAATGATATATAGATTATCAATGCATAATGGATACACCAGGATAAATGAGTTATCTGAGTCATTAAATGTACAACCTCCTTCAGTTACTCGAATGGTGCAGAAATTAGCTGATATAAATATGGTTAATTATGAAAGATATGGGAAAATCACTTTAACAGAGAGTGGAATACTAAAAGGTAATATGTTACTTATGCGTCACAATATAATAGAACGTTTTCTTAGATCAATAGGTGTATTTAGAGGAATATTGGAAGAAACAGAAAAAATAGAGCATACGATAAGTAAAGAGACATTGGAGTGCATAGTGAACTATTTGAGTTTTTTAAAAGAAAATCCAGATATTGAAAAAAAATTTGAGACTTACAGAGAATCTAGAGTAAATGAATAA
- the thrS gene encoding threonine--tRNA ligase gives MSKVNVKLKDGSVREVEKGTSILDFAKQISEGLARVAIGAELNGESADLMTTIEEDCNLNILRFEDENGKDFLRHTSSHILAQAVKRLYPGTKLAIGPSVDNGFYYDFDSDHTFTPEDLEKIEKEMQNIVKEDLALEKFVLPRDEAIDFVKKQGEDYKVELIQDLPEDETISFYRQGDFVDLCAGPHVPSTGKVKAIKLLNIAGAYWRGSEKNKMLQRIYGTSFTKKADLEEYLNRLEEAKKRDHRKIGKELDLFSLNEEGPGFPFFHPKGMVIRNILEDFWRSEHVKRGYDEIKTPVILNEQLWKQSGHWDHYKENMYFTNIDDMNYAVKPMNCPGSILMFDRKKHSYRDLPIRMGELGLVHRHELSGALHGLMRVRCFTQDDAHLFMLPEQIKDEIIGVIDFVDYVYNTFGFKYHIELSTRPEDSMGSDEDWEIATSSLRAALEEKGLPYKINEGDGAFYGPKIDFHLEDCIGRTWQCGTIQLDFQMPQRFDLSYVGADGEKHRPIMIHRVIFGSIERFIGILIEHYAGKFPTWLAPVQVKILPITDKHLEYSLKLEKEMKQKGIRVEVDTRNEKIGYKIREAQLSRVPYMLVIGDKEVESGEVAVRSRDKGDLGAVTVDNFINDTIKEIEEKR, from the coding sequence ATGTCAAAAGTAAATGTTAAACTAAAAGATGGTTCAGTTCGTGAGGTAGAGAAGGGAACATCTATATTAGATTTTGCAAAACAGATTAGTGAAGGGCTTGCACGTGTAGCTATAGGTGCAGAATTGAATGGAGAAAGTGCTGACTTAATGACTACTATAGAAGAAGATTGTAATTTAAATATTTTAAGGTTTGAGGACGAAAATGGAAAAGACTTTTTACGTCATACAAGTTCTCATATTCTAGCTCAAGCTGTTAAACGACTTTATCCAGGTACAAAGCTAGCTATTGGACCATCTGTAGATAATGGATTTTATTATGACTTTGACTCTGATCATACTTTTACACCAGAGGATTTAGAAAAGATTGAAAAAGAAATGCAAAATATAGTTAAGGAAGATCTAGCTTTAGAAAAATTTGTTCTTCCTAGAGATGAAGCAATAGATTTTGTTAAAAAACAAGGTGAAGATTACAAAGTGGAATTAATTCAAGATCTGCCAGAGGATGAAACAATATCCTTCTATCGTCAAGGTGACTTTGTAGATCTTTGTGCAGGACCTCACGTGCCTTCTACAGGAAAAGTAAAAGCGATTAAACTTTTAAATATTGCAGGCGCATACTGGAGAGGTAGCGAAAAGAATAAAATGCTTCAAAGAATTTATGGAACATCCTTTACTAAAAAAGCCGATTTAGAAGAATATCTTAATAGATTAGAGGAAGCTAAAAAGAGAGATCATAGAAAAATAGGTAAAGAGCTAGATTTATTCAGCTTAAATGAAGAAGGACCAGGTTTTCCATTCTTCCATCCAAAGGGAATGGTTATCAGAAACATACTAGAGGATTTCTGGAGATCAGAACATGTAAAACGTGGTTATGATGAAATAAAAACACCTGTTATTTTAAATGAGCAGCTTTGGAAACAATCAGGACACTGGGATCACTATAAAGAAAATATGTATTTTACAAATATTGATGATATGAATTATGCTGTAAAACCAATGAACTGCCCAGGATCTATTTTAATGTTTGATAGAAAAAAACATAGTTATAGAGATCTTCCTATTAGAATGGGTGAGTTAGGATTAGTTCATAGACATGAATTATCTGGAGCTCTACATGGACTTATGAGAGTTCGATGCTTTACACAAGATGATGCTCATTTATTTATGCTACCAGAACAAATTAAGGACGAAATAATTGGAGTAATAGATTTTGTTGACTATGTATATAATACTTTTGGTTTTAAATACCATATAGAGTTATCTACAAGACCAGAGGATTCTATGGGATCAGACGAAGATTGGGAAATAGCTACAAGCTCACTAAGAGCTGCTCTTGAAGAAAAGGGTTTACCATATAAGATTAATGAAGGTGACGGGGCATTCTATGGTCCGAAGATCGATTTCCATTTAGAAGATTGTATTGGACGTACATGGCAATGTGGAACAATTCAATTAGACTTCCAAATGCCTCAAAGGTTTGACCTATCCTATGTTGGAGCTGATGGTGAAAAACATAGACCAATTATGATTCATAGGGTAATTTTTGGAAGTATCGAAAGATTTATTGGTATTTTAATCGAACACTACGCAGGCAAGTTCCCAACATGGCTTGCTCCAGTTCAAGTTAAAATACTACCAATTACAGATAAGCACCTTGAGTATTCATTAAAACTTGAAAAAGAAATGAAGCAAAAAGGAATCCGTGTGGAAGTAGATACAAGAAATGAAAAGATAGGATATAAAATAAGAGAAGCACAACTTTCAAGAGTTCCGTATATGTTAGTAATTGGAGACAAGGAAGTAGAATCAGGAGAAGTAGCAGTTAGATCTAGAGATAAAGGTGATTTAGGTGCTGTAACAGTAGACAACTTTATTAATGATACTATTAAAGAAATTGAAGAGAAAAGATAA
- a CDS encoding ABC transporter ATP-binding protein, with product MSLLEFQNVFFMDDNRSILDDITISINSGDYISIVGPSGSGKSTFLKLCGHLISPTMGKIIYRDKSIEEYNPTDLRKNISYCFQIPYLFGDTVMDNISFPYSIRNSKVDFSRVEELFSVFKIDINYLNKDIKNLSGGEKQRIALIRTLLFMPEILLLDEVTSALDVDNSLIVESVMKSLNKDGTTILWITHNLDQSKRNANKLLTIEAGKVKSLEVLK from the coding sequence ATGTCCCTACTTGAATTTCAAAATGTATTTTTTATGGATGATAATCGATCAATACTTGATGATATAACAATATCAATTAACTCTGGAGATTACATTTCTATTGTCGGACCATCCGGTAGTGGTAAAAGTACCTTTCTTAAACTGTGCGGCCATCTTATAAGCCCTACTATGGGAAAAATAATATATAGAGATAAATCTATAGAGGAATATAATCCTACTGATTTAAGAAAGAATATATCTTATTGTTTTCAAATTCCTTATCTTTTTGGAGATACAGTTATGGACAACATATCTTTTCCATATTCAATAAGAAATAGTAAGGTAGATTTTAGTAGGGTAGAAGAACTTTTTTCTGTTTTTAAGATTGATATAAACTATTTAAATAAAGATATAAAGAATCTTTCAGGTGGAGAAAAACAGAGAATAGCCCTTATTAGGACATTGTTATTTATGCCAGAGATACTTCTTTTAGATGAAGTGACTTCTGCTCTTGATGTAGATAATAGCTTGATTGTGGAGAGCGTGATGAAATCCTTGAATAAGGATGGTACTACTATATTATGGATAACACATAACCTAGATCAAAGTAAAAGAAATGCGAATAAATTATTAACTATCGAAGCTGGAAAAGTAAAATCTTTGGAGGTGTTAAAATGA
- a CDS encoding DUF445 domain-containing protein, giving the protein MVVQLLILAIVGGVIGWITNLLAIKMLFRPFQPVSIPLINFKIQGLIPKRKAEIARSIGQTVETELLSIEEIIDKLVKSNNKDEILILLKNKITVIVANHLPSIIPSTFKGMISKYINDVIDEEGDKIITEAIEKMIEKATTSIELSKMIEDKVNEFEMEELERIVVNIAKTELKHIEVLGGILGFIIGIFQGIIILLL; this is encoded by the coding sequence ATGGTCGTACAATTACTAATATTAGCTATAGTAGGTGGCGTTATAGGTTGGATTACAAATCTATTAGCAATTAAAATGTTATTTAGACCCTTTCAGCCCGTTAGTATTCCTTTAATTAATTTTAAGATACAAGGACTTATACCAAAACGTAAAGCAGAAATAGCAAGAAGTATAGGGCAAACTGTGGAAACTGAGTTATTATCAATAGAAGAAATTATCGATAAATTAGTTAAAAGCAATAATAAAGATGAAATTTTAATATTACTTAAAAACAAGATAACAGTAATTGTTGCAAATCACCTTCCTTCTATTATTCCATCTACTTTTAAAGGAATGATTTCAAAATATATTAATGATGTAATAGATGAAGAAGGCGATAAAATAATTACAGAGGCTATAGAAAAAATGATTGAGAAGGCTACTACTAGTATAGAACTTAGTAAAATGATAGAAGATAAAGTAAATGAGTTTGAGATGGAAGAACTAGAGAGAATAGTTGTTAATATAGCGAAAACTGAACTAAAACATATTGAAGTATTGGGTGGTATACTTGGTTTTATAATTGGTATTTTTCAAGGTATAATTATTTTATTATTGTAA
- the rplT gene encoding 50S ribosomal protein L20, whose amino-acid sequence MARVKKGTAAHKKHKKVLKLAKGFRGARSKLFRPANQFVMKALKHAYVGRKLRKRDFRRLWITRINAAARANGISYSRLMNGLKLSGIEMNRKMLSEMAIYDKEGFAQLVETAKQKLNA is encoded by the coding sequence ATGGCTAGAGTTAAAAAGGGTACTGCTGCCCATAAAAAACATAAAAAAGTTTTAAAGTTAGCAAAAGGTTTCAGAGGAGCTAGAAGCAAACTGTTTAGACCAGCTAACCAATTCGTAATGAAAGCGTTAAAACATGCTTATGTTGGTAGAAAATTAAGAAAAAGAGATTTCAGAAGACTTTGGATCACAAGAATAAATGCTGCAGCTAGAGCAAATGGCATTTCTTATTCAAGACTTATGAATGGCTTAAAGCTATCTGGTATTGAAATGAATAGAAAAATGTTATCTGAAATGGCTATTTATGACAAAGAAGGTTTTGCACAATTAGTTGAAACAGCAAAACAAAAATTAAACGCATAA
- the rpmI gene encoding 50S ribosomal protein L35, with translation MPKMKTHRGAAKRFKKTGTGKIKRSKAYTSHILTKKSPKRKRKLRKAGIVFKGDQRRIAQLLPY, from the coding sequence ATGCCAAAAATGAAAACTCATAGAGGTGCAGCAAAAAGATTTAAAAAGACTGGTACAGGTAAAATTAAAAGAAGTAAAGCTTATACAAGCCATATTTTAACTAAGAAGTCACCTAAGAGAAAAAGAAAGCTTAGAAAAGCTGGCATAGTATTCAAGGGCGATCAAAGAAGAATAGCACAATTATTACCATATTAG